GTAATAAAGGTACCTCTGGTGCAAGATATTCTGGAGTGCCACAGAAAGTCTTCATTGTTGCTCCATccttgataccttctttgcatagCCCAAAGTCTGTTATTTTTATGTGTCCATCTTTATCCAGCATAAGATTTTCCAACTGAGATAAAAATCCAAATTAAAATGGTCATTAGATACACAATCCATAGACTTGAGTGAGTTTATAAAATACTTGGATTTCTGCAGGTTATTCTTTTCAGCCCTGTTCACCTGGGATAAGAATTATACTAGCTACCAAAGCACATataatgtaaatatataattatataatttccCTTAGGGATAACTTCAGAAAAGTAACTTGAGATCATTGGGCAGTTGACATACATATAGTGAGAATACAGAAAATAGTTATACTACATTTAAGCTTCTTAAATGTTACAGTCAGCAAAAgcacaaatttaaaaacaaactccttTGCCCCTGCTTTTACTTAGAGTATCTTTCATAGGCCATTTCAATACTGACAGAGGCTAGCAGCAGTGACAAAAACAATGAATCAATTTACAGCTAAGGGATCAATTTACAATAGCACACTGTACATGATAAATATGCTGTAAATTTACTCAGAATTTGGCAATTATCTAAAAACTGAGAGAATGCTAGCACTATCCATTTCTGATGGCACTACCCATAGCTCATGAAAATAAGCTCTATATGCTGACGGTACTTATGCTatagggtggggttttcaaaggagcctcagAGAGAGGTGTAATTCCTACTGAATTTCACAACAGCTtgaatattcatagattccaaggccaaaagggaccattgtgatcatctagactgactacctatataacacagaccatagaacttccccacaataaggTGTAgaccagatcttttagaaaaaatcttgatttaaaaattgtcagtgatggagaatccatcatgacccttggtaagtttctccaatggttaattacgctcactgttaaaaatttgtatcttatttccagactgaatttgtttagcttcaatttacagccactggattttgttatatctttctctgctagactgaagagcccattattaaatatttgttcactgtgtagacacttacatactgtaatcaagtcaccccataaTCTTCTCTTTGGTAAATTAACTAGATTGCGCTCCCCGAGTCTGTCGCTATATGGCACGTTTTCTAAACCTTGAATGATTCTTGtggttcttttctgaactctctccagtttatccacatccctATATACACAGTGCCTTTCATCTAGATGGCTCCTAAAATGAACTGTGGACTGAAAGTATAGTAATAGCACTTCTCATACACTTCTGGTGAGGGAATGCAGCCATCATTCTTTGATCAGAAAGAACACAAAAGTTTGTACGAttcatttttccccctcaaataGAAAAGCCAAGGAAAACGTAGCCAGTTTTAACTGCAAGTGAAAAATAGGACAAGGGAGCAGAATGTTCACACAGTCTGAATTTGTACATAGAGTGGGAAATTGACCAAGACACCACAAATACCCACCATCTCTTAGAAGAACTACCAAGGTCTTTTTCATAATAAAGTGGTCAATTCTTTAATTTCATATCCAGGTGAACATGCATCCCCAATAACAGAGTGCCCCATCGTATTCTACCAAGGCACTGGTTCCATATGCTTGGAGGGAATCAATCCAAAAATATGCTTTCTGCAGCACCTTGTAGAGTATTCAAGTGCTTAGTTTGAGATCTTATAACAATCATGGCCAACAATAATATAGCTGTAATATTTCTGTTATAACAGTTTGGTGGATAGGTTCATTGTATTTAAGTGTAATCATCTTCTGTGACTTTAAGAACTGTAACAGTCCAAACCCATTTTTAATAACCTATAAAATTAACAGTcttctaaatacctttaaatctcTATAAACCACATTCTTCTCTGAATGCAGGTAATCCAGTGCTGATACAATCTCAGCTCCATAAAACCGAGCCCGGTCTTCAGAAAAGACACGCTCTCTTGACAGATGGAAAAACAACTACAACAGCAAGAATTACGTTTAGAATGCACATACTTCTTAGTTATATACTATATGTTATAGACAATCCTGCCTGGAATCAGATATTAACCCAGAAAGGAACCTTTTTCCCCGCACACAGCTGCGCTCTGAAGCATTCTAAAAGCTGCACCATAAATTAAATGATTAAACGTAAGTGTAATAATATATTTCAAATTCAGAGCTGCTCTATTTGACAATTTGATGTACTATTAATTTTTATCAGTATATATAAactaaaacaaatcaaaacattttcttagCTCGTTACTTATTAAACCAGATTTTTATTGCATTACTTTAAAAGCAGGAGATTCCTTATTTGACATAAACTGGATTTCTCTTCTTCTGAAATGTCTAACAGCATGTGTTTTCATTTACAGCTCTCTCCTCAAAGTATCGTGTGCTTTGAAATTATAATCCAAAAAGCATCAATGGTGTAGAGAAACTAGAAAGCAGCAACAAGATGTACAAACCTCCTGCACCAATAAAGACAGACTTTAAGATACTAGTATAATTTGTGTTAACGAGGGGCTCACCCCTGAAAATCCTTACTCACGTATGTAGTCCTAACTCATGTGAACAGCCCCACTCAtgtaggactactcatgtgagttagGGCTACATATATGAGTAAGTTAATGAGGGCTCAAAGCCAGCAAATCCTAACATGAAACTGAATACAAAAAAATATAGGAAAATCCCAAAGCCTTTTAACGTGGTTTCCTTACCTCTCCTCCATTAGCATACTCCATAACAAAACACAAACGATCATGTGTCTGAAAGGAATACTTTAAAGCCTGaaacaaatttaaacaaagaCTTAGCAGAGATCCCATATCAAGATTTACAAAAGCGCTTTCAGTGAAGTTTTAGAAACAGAGATAGAGAGAAAATACATATATTGTAACAATATTTTATAGAAACTTCTCTCTGATACGTTCTTCAGCAGCACTTCTTCATCACTGATCCCATGGTGGTTTTAGGTTTTATAAAACATATAGGTCAGATATGGGAGTTTAactaaagtaggtttcagagtagcagccgtgttagtctgtattcacaaaaagaaaaggagtacttgtggcaccttagagactaacaaatttattagagcataagctttcgtgagctacaggtcacttcatcggatgcatttggtggaaaaaacagaggggagattgatatacacacacagagaacatgaaacaatgggtttatcatacacactataaggagagtgatcacttaagataagccatcaccagcagcagggggggaaaggaggaaaacctttcatggtgacaagcaaggtaggctatttccagcagttaacaagaatatctgaggaacagtgggggatggggtggggtgggggggagaaataatatggggaaatagttttactttgtgtaatgactcatccattcccagtctctattcaagcctaagttaattgtatccagtttgcaaattaattccaattcagcagtctctcgttggagtctgtttttgaagcttttttgttgaaggatagccactcttaggtctgtaattgagtgaccagagagattgaagtgttctccaactggtttttgaatgttataattcttgacgtctgatttgtgtccattcattcttttacgtagagactgtccagtttggccaatgtacatggcagaggggcattgctggcacatggtcacataaacaccaccctatatcggaaacctactgaccgctatttgtacctacatgcctctagctttcatccagatcataccacagaCATAccacattgtctacagccaagctctacgatataaccgcatttgctccaacccctcagacagagacaaacacctacaagatctctattatgcattcctacaactacaatacccacctgctgaagtgaagaaacagattgacagagccagaagagtacccagaagtcacctactacaggacaggcccaacaaagaaaataacagaacgccactagccatcaccttcagcccccaactaaaacctctccaacgcatcatcaaggatttacaacctatcctgaaggactacccatcactctcacagatcttgggagacaggccagtccttgcttacagacagccccccaatctgaagcaaatactcaccagcaaccacacaacagaaccactaacccaggaacctatccttgcaacaaagcccgttgccaactctgtccacatatctattcaggggacaccatcatagggcctaatcacatcagccacactatcagaggttcgttcacctgcgcatctaccaatgtgatatatgccatcgtgccagcaatgcccctctgccatgtacattggccaaactggacagtctctacgtaaaagaaagaatggacacaaatcagacgtcaagaattgtaacattcaaaaaccagtggagaacacttcaatctctcaggtcactcaattacagacctaagaatgggtatccttcaacaaaaaagcttcaaaaacagactccaatgaaagactgctgaattggaattaatttgcaaactggatacaattaacttaggcttgaatagagactgggaatggatgagtcattacacaaagtaaaactatttccccatggtatttctccctcccaccccaccccccactgttcctcagatattcttgttaactgctggaaatagcctaccttgcttgtcaccatgaaaggttttcctcctccccccccccccccgctgctggtgatggcttattttaagtgatcactctccttacagtgtgtatgataaacccattgtttcatgttctctgtgtgtgtatatcaatctcccctctgttttttccaccaaatgcatccgatgaagtgacctgtagctcacgaaagcttatgctctaataaatttgttagtctctaaggtaccacaagtactccttttcttttaactgaagtAGGGATCAATTCTGGAAAAACAcacaaggattaaaaaaaaaattgtcaaaggGTTACATTACTATTGGACAGTTATATCTCTGTCCCTTCTTCTTTctctactgctgctgctccaagCTGACAGCCACCCAGGGGATTGAGAAATTCTGTCAATATGCATTTACCATCAATTCACAAAAAACAGAACATGCACGGAGAGTGATGAAATGTCATCAAGTGCCTTCATCCAGTTGTGTCATGTGCATTCCTGCATCACAAGTCCCATCATCTTGTTTGCCACACCCTTGGATTTATTTTGTTTGGGTCATAACCCAGGCTTACAGCTGGGTTTTCAAGCCAGGCAGTTGCAGCCCTTTGCTTTGAAGATATATTTTGATTTATGCAAGCATACAATTATATACAAACAATGATATCAATCTGGTGGCACATTTGAATCAATAACATTCTTGTGCAGGAAGGGAGGATCAGATTTTGGGGTTTGTCAACTCTGACAGTattctgtaataaaaagtaaaCTAACATATGCCATAGACTGGACACAGTAcagtatattttcaaaagtgaccaatgATTCTGGGGGCCCAAACTGAGACACCATAAAGCATctctgattttcaggaagtgctgagcatctaccCTCTGAAAAGCAGGATCTTTGAAAGCATCGCAAGTTATGCACCCCCAAAAATAAAGGTACCCCAAAACACTAGTTACTGTTAAAAACCCAGACCTGtgagacttagaatcatagattatccAGGTTGGAATGGACTttaggaggtcacctagtccaaccccctgctcaaagcaggaccaatctccaatttttggcccagatccctaaatggccccctcaaggattgaactcacaaccctgggtttagcaggccaatgttcaaaccactgagctatccctccccccttgttTTATCATCATGATAATAAGGGGGAAAGCCGTAGCTGTCACAATGTTCAATTTGCTTACCAGATGTACTAAAAAAGGAGGAACacttactgttaaaaatgggtGCCTAGAATTCTGTAAAACCCGGTTTTCTGTCAGAGTGTGCGCTACTTCATCCTGCAATGCCACCCGGAGAAAGTTATCAATGCAATCACTAAATAACAAGAGTTCTATTAACAACAAATACATAGTCACATACACAGGGTAAATTGCAACCCTGAGGTCACACTCTAAAAGCTAGAGGGTTACACCAGGAGTGAACTGGGCCCAGAATGTTCTAATTTACTCACCTTTGCAACAATAACTTCCTTCTTCAGGATTTTCATAGCATAATATCGTCCAGTTGCTTTTTCTTTAACTAGAATGACCTTGCCAAAAGTGCCTTTTCCCAGTAGTTTAAGGTATTCAAACTCATTCATGGTCTGTTAAAGATATTCAAGTTAAATATAGGTCATGACCAACTTCATAATAATGTAAATACTGTCTAAAGTAGACTGTTTTGGTCAGTTAAAATGATGCATATACCGTTTATGATTTGCTTCTAGAGAGTTCAAATAAAAAACTAGTTTTTCAAAACGAATATGATTGTTACACTTCCAAGGATAAGACACTTCAAACCCACTGAATTGCTTAATAAAGAAAAAACCCTCCTCCATGTAACTGAGAATTTCTTCACGTGAAATAGGTAAGAGCTAAAATAGGTGTTTTGTTCATGCAGCCTGTGTCAGTGCGCAAGCTTGGGAAGGCCATCCACATCTCTCAATCTAAAGATCTGTCAGTCTGATTCCCGCTCTGAGGTTCTGACATGAGAATAAGTCTCCCCATATTTATGGGGGATCAGTTTTGCTGTGACCCATGGAATGGTGCCAGAAAATGTACAGAAACCACACTGCACACAGACTatctttctctttcctgtttgtttttctatTAGAAAAGGTGGAGGGAAAATAGGAAAGGATTAGTCTCTTAGATCCTATTCCAGCATTTTCAAGGGATAGTGCCAAGGGGGTGACAAAAGATCTGTGTATCCAGGGGCTCACAAGTTCCTTTCTAGAAAGGATTATGAGATGCTCCTGATAACAGCTTTCTTGCTCCCTGAAAGCATGATGAACTCTACTCCCACACTGCATGTTCTGCTAGGACTGGTTTAGTTCACTTTGAACTGCATTAACAAAAGCAAGACTGCACTTTTGGATGTGTGGGACAACTGGTTTCAGGATTTAAACCAGGGGTACTCAGTTTTCTTTGTCAAGGTCCACATTTCTTGGTCAAAATATAGTCaaagtccagactccagagaaaataattcaaaaacaacaacaacgataataagaagtaaataaaaagatgtcaGGGTCCGTTCAAATGCGTCTggcggtctggatttggcccatgaaCCACCTATTGACTATCCCCGATCTGAACAGTCATTCAGCCTTATCCTTGCTCAGAATGAATCAGCTCAGAGCAGAGAAACTTTCCACCACATCCATGACACACTAGCCAAGCTAGTGAGGTCCCATCCTTTTAAAATTCACCTGCAGCATCCTACTGGAACCCTCCGGCAAGATGCTAAGGGCCCAGTTAGTAGGGGTCATATTAAACTGATGGCAGCCATGGTTCAGAGTGGCATATGAATACATGCCCAGGTTGGTATAAATTTAATTTTGTAGCATAACCAAGCATCAAAGCATATGGTGCATGTTCATTAATGATGCAATTTGACAGGCATGATCCTTTTGCTGTCCATTGTTTCGGTTCATTTTCCAAAACAGAGGCACAACTCTGGGAACAAATGGAAGTGAGGCGGCAAGGGCACAGAAGAAAGCCTTACTATAATTTACAGGGTAGGATCTTCTCACAAATAAATATATTGCTATGAGGGGAGGGGTGTCTTAATGGCTGCCTCTCGCTTGGATTCAGTATACCTAATAGTGCTCCTCCCCTATAATTATTCAGGATCTAAAGGATTACTGGCTGACAGCCGACGCTGGATTCAAAGCTTGTAGCTGTGGCATCAGCTAGGTGTGCACATGTAACAAGATTCCCTTTAAAAACACTGATCCTGCTATACTAACTTACCACTTTATGTTTTGGTTTTGTCATAGAAACTTCCATTTCTTCAGCACCTGAATTATCACTAGGGGAACCAGATCTAAAATCCATAATTTCCTCCTCCTGTTTCTTAAGGCTGTCTGCTACTGTTTGGATGGCTTTTGTCCATTCTTCCCTGAGAAAATGTAAGCAATGACATTTGTTATTCATGACCTCAgattaccatctgcctcagcaaaagtcagaaaaaaataaagcgTGATTATCTGATAATGTCAAACCAGTTCAATGAATGGTGAAAAATCCCATGTGTTTTTAGATGTAAAAGTTGGTGTTCAAAAAAACACTTTTAATGTCTATATCCATTATTACAGCTATTAATTGTTTTAGAAACAGGAGATGACTCAAGTCCCTGCAATATGAATATAATAACTAGGACCTTCAATATATAGCAAAATTTCTAAAATGTACATTCAATCTTTAGAGCAAAACATTGTCTAAGGATACACACATTACATCTCAACATTAGGCCTGCCAAAGCCAAAAAGCTACAAGGTGCCTCCACCTCACAGAGCTATTTAACACACCCTCGCTTTTTCACAGTACATTGtaacaaaaacatgcaagagTTCGACACATAGTGACAACTCGTCACACACttatgccattttttaaaatgaatatatgtTTTCCAGTACCAGATAACACTGCCCAGGGTTCTTGGGCTGTCAGAGAGGACACTAAATGTGTTGCAATGCTTGTATACAATATACAGCGTTTAACAAAATATCTCTGCTTTTGTCGGTTGTTCTCGCCTGCTTtgagatttccctccccccccccccccccaaaaatagtatttttgatCTGAGATGCGGGTACTAGGTTACAGGAAAGCGTCCACAATTGTTTCAGCAATGGATGCTCTATTATTGCGTCCCTATTCCTTTGGAGAAACTTCAATTGCAGTGAAAGCGTCTTGTGGGGAATTTTACACTGTAGGAAGCTACTGGAGTGAATGTTCTTGCCATTCTGGTTCATTTCAATGCAAGTCTACCAAAACAACAACTCGCATATAAACAAATtgcttattttaaatttgtaactgTAACCATGTCAGGTATTTTCCCTCATCCCTACCCCCAACTTGCTAGCAaggccaaaacaaaaaataaagtggATTAAGTTTGAGTGTCGGTAGATTGACAAAAGTGGTAATTAGCAGCGAAGGAAAaagtgctgggtttttttggttaatcTTACAAGGTTTCTACTGAGCACTTACCTACATTAGAAAAATGGGTCGAGATTCAGTTGGTGTATTAACTTACCTCAGTCTAGCCACAACTTTTTTCCTACCCTGGACCACTGCAGTGCCTTCTACTTCAAATAAGCAGGTGAAGGTGTACTCAGGTAAAAAAACCTATCCTAGACCTTGACCTGCTCTGTCAAGTTAAAAGGTGTtgcaatatatacacacattaggAAAAAGGTCATGGTTAGGAGAGGTTAATTAACACACCCAGGcctgcagacaagcccttaagaGATGAGCTCGCTATGTCCCTAATACACCCACACTCTTGGTACCAATGGACAAGAGCCAAAAAATGGAAGTTTGATATTCTAAATGGCCGTGAAAAGCCCTGGAAACCTATTGGCCTGGCCCACTTCTTTgtccttaaaataaaatttgcactTGGTAAGTAGTATTCACTGACTGAAGCCaaaacagagctgaaaacaggAACATGCTTCCTTTTAAACTGTTTCCATAGACTTCATTTTCTAAATTTATTTACAGCACAATTCCTGACAAAGAACAGAATGAAGCCAAAGAAAACACCACTGAAAAGCTGATGAATTTCAGAAATCTTTGCTCAATGACACTGCTCCGCCAATTAACATCAACACCCACATTTTAGCAACCTATTTATTCAATATTGAAACAGCTACATGTGAAATGTCCTGCGATTAACATCATCATCAATACTGCACAGGACTATCCAATTTAcaaaagattttcagaagtgtttggCATTGGCCTAACCCTGCTCCCACTAAGTCACAGGTAAAAAACTCCCAGTAATTACAATCGGAGCAGAGATAGACCAGTGCTGAATACTTTGGTAAATCCCCCCCCTACAGTAGACAGGGAAAAGTAATTAAGAGCATTTAATTCTAAAATTCTGGAAAGAGTGACTCTGCAATACAGGCTCCCATGATTACATTTATATTTCTTCAAAAGATCTTCCTAAGAAGAAGAAAgtgttaaaaatgtttaagatgcAGATACTGCTGTGTCCACTTCATCATAACATACAAATTTTTCAAATACGCCTCCACAACTGCACCTCCAAATATGCACAGGAGTGAACACACTATAGTAAGTAGTTTGCAGGCCGCGACACAGAATTTGGGGAGATATGCATTTTTGAAGGGCCATTGAAAAAAAAGTAGCTTTAGAAGTACATCTTTCAAAACAGctgaatttcagtttgaaaaataaaataggaaaacaCAAATACAAGGTCCAGGCAAGACAGAGTATCTGGCATACAATTCTAATTAAAAATATAGCAGGTACACTGGCATTACCTTGTAAACCCCTCACACTCGCCCTGCAGTACCTTGAATTTTTCACTGTCTGAATAATACACTTGTCCTAAGTAGTTTCTTTAGGCAAATTATGTCCAGTTTAGTATTCTCTGTCTGGAGAATATCTGCCTATCCTCAAAAAGGGGATGTGGAATGAAGTTAGCAAAACCTGTGGACTTTGTCCAGGAAACCTTAACTTGCATGATCATCCCTTGCTCAGAAGATCCTCAGACACTGGAGTCTTGAGGTGAGGCCCTTGAGATGCCAAGTGGTCACATATGCACACAGAATAATAGTTTCTGAACAAAGGCACAGATTTTTCTTCAACATCAGGAATGCCTGTCTTTATGCCCCACctctaaacattaaaaataaccattacaaagaaaacatcctTCCTCCATTTGTGTTCACATTTCTCCATTTCCCTCTTAAAAGCAGCTTTTGGGTTTAATGGATAAAAGGACATTCAAGCTACATCAACTTTTAAGTCTATTTTTAGATTCTTTTACTGATTTTGGGTGAAATGCCACTgtcttcactggggccaggatttcacccttagatcCTGTCTATGCTGGCGGAGGCATGTAGGCTATGTGTAGCTAGAAgccacagtgaaaggcaggctgtgtccacactcaGTGCAGTGTATAGCTACACAAGGCAGCGAAaggctctgggagtggggaggcAATGGGGAAAGGTTCCTGCAGATCCCTGCTGACGGAGCCTTTCCCCAGGCActgcagcaggaaaaggctccaACAGCAGGatgctacactgctaaaaatggcagtgttgATGTGGGAAGTGCTGCGTGGATATGCAGAGCAGCACAGAGTATATACCTTGGGGTTCAGGTGTGTAGGGCACTctactctactcacctaagctgtctacactgctatttatacctgtgctagctaggCGTGCAGTGTATGTATTCTACACACCACCGCAAGTGTAGATGTACTTTCAGACTGTCTCCCAAATGTATGTTGCAGAGATGATTAATATTAGCACTTCCAGGCTGTGATGcagccagggtggatttgatttaatcttgttggttgttataaacttaatacatattcttcacaactcagagatagatgtaggtttcatt
This DNA window, taken from Dermochelys coriacea isolate rDerCor1 chromosome 6, rDerCor1.pri.v4, whole genome shotgun sequence, encodes the following:
- the AKT1 gene encoding RAC-alpha serine/threonine-protein kinase isoform X3; this encodes MNEVAIVKEGWLHKRGEYIKTWRPRYFLLKNDGTFIGYKERPQDVDQRESPLNNFSVAQCQLMKTERPKPNTFIIRCLQWTTVIERTFHVETLEEREEWTKAIQTVADSLKKQEEEIMDFRSGSPSDNSGAEEMEVSMTKPKHKVTMNEFEYLKLLGKGTFGKVILVKEKATGRYYAMKILKKEVIVAKDEVAHTLTENRVLQNSRHPFLTALKYSFQTHDRLCFVMEYANGGELFFHLSRERVFSEDRARFYGAEIVSALDYLHSEKNVVYRDLKLENLMLDKDGHIKITDFGLCKEGIKDGATMKTFCGTPEYLAPEVLEDNDYGRAVDWWGLGVVMYEMMCGRLPFYNQDHEKLFELILMEEIRFPRTLSPEAKSLLSGLLKKDPKQRLGGGSFDAKEIMQHKFFSGIVWQDVYEKKVLIIIPLM
- the AKT1 gene encoding RAC-alpha serine/threonine-protein kinase isoform X4 encodes the protein MKTERPKPNTFIIRCLQWTTVIERTFHVETLEEREEWTKAIQTVADSLKKQEEEIMDFRSGSPSDNSGAEEMEVSMTKPKHKVTMNEFEYLKLLGKGTFGKVILVKEKATGRYYAMKILKKEVIVAKDEVAHTLTENRVLQNSRHPFLTALKYSFQTHDRLCFVMEYANGGELFFHLSRERVFSEDRARFYGAEIVSALDYLHSEKNVVYRDLKLENLMLDKDGHIKITDFGLCKEGIKDGATMKTFCGTPEYLAPEVLEDNDYGRAVDWWGLGVVMYEMMCGRLPFYNQDHEKLFELILMEEIRFPRTLSPEAKSLLSGLLKKDPKQRLGGGSFDAKEIMQHKFFSGIVWQDVYEKKLIPPFKPQVTSETDTRYFDEEFTAQMITITPPDQDDSMDCVDNERRPHFPQFSYSASGTA